The Deinococcus puniceus genome segment CCAGTCAATCCCGTTTGCTTCTGCCAGAATCTTGGCGAGCGGAGCAATCCTATCCATCATCAACTTCCCCCTTGGGCGTGCAGTGTAAGTGACATTCTTAGGGGGCATTCTAGCGAACAGACCCGCCTAACGCGTGCAATTTTCGTGCTAGAGGGCGGGGTACGCGGGGGGCAATGGGGGTGTCAGCCTTGCGTTAAGGCCAGAACCCCGTGTTTTGAGACGATTTCGGGTCAGTTCCGCCGTCTCTTGGCAGGCCAAGAAGACAGGCAGGGTCACAGCCTCCCGGCGGCGCGGTGCTACCCTGCTTGGCATTACCGCGCAGCCTAAGCGCGTCAGGAGTCACCATGCAGGAAGTCCGAGAAAGTACTGTGCAGGAGCAGGTTTTATGTTGATCCTCGAAGAAATGCAGGCACGGGGCCACGAGGCGCTGACCCTGCTGCACCACGCGCCCAGCGGCCTGCGGGCGGCCCTCGCCATTCATTCCACGGTGCTGGGGCCAGCCATTGCGGGCGTGCGGCTCGGCGCACAAGACGAGCAGTTGGCGGTGCGCGGCGCACTGGCCCTCAGCGAAAGCCTGACCCTGAAGGCGGCGCTGGCGGGCCTGAATTACGGCGGCGGTGCGTGCGTCCTGATGATGCCCGAAGCGGGCGTAGACGACCCACACGCCCGCGAAGCCCTGTTCCGGGCCTTGGGGCGGCAGGTGCGTCCGCTGGAATCGCGGGTCGTCCTCACCGAAGACATTGGCGTATCGCCCGCCGATATTGCGTTTGTGGCGCAGGAAACGCCTGCCACGTTGGGCGTGAACACCGACACCAGCAGCGTCACCGGGTACGGCGTGTACCGGGGCATGAAGGCCGCCGCCCGTTTTGCACTGGGGAGCGAGAGCATGCGCGGCGTGCGGGTGGCGA includes the following:
- a CDS encoding Glu/Leu/Phe/Val dehydrogenase family protein — protein: MLILEEMQARGHEALTLLHHAPSGLRAALAIHSTVLGPAIAGVRLGAQDEQLAVRGALALSESLTLKAALAGLNYGGGACVLMMPEAGVDDPHAREALFRALGRQVRPLESRVVLTEDIGVSPADIAFVAQETPATLGVNTDTSSVTGYGVYRGMKAAARFALGSESMRGVRVAILGVGAVGRTLAGHLHREGARLTVADRRPDRAEALADQLDGVQVVAADQLLDSPCDIFAPCAYGHSIRSEDVPRLQCRLIAGGEHHPLTRRGESAVKEAGIIYMPDYAINAAGLIAAAQGTTPEQAAERVYTIINRITAVAEQYGKPVHIVARRMAERRIDLIGSLGHGK